From the Martelella mediterranea DSM 17316 genome, one window contains:
- a CDS encoding SMP-30/gluconolactonase/LRE family protein yields the protein MTTISADVFSMTPCRVGESPVWDDARKRLLWVDIPKGRIHAKGEDGGAETFWDLPEPVGSFGLTDDDRLVVAMASGVYLFAPDTGKLDCLVEPEPGEYARPAKNRLNDGKVGPDGAFWVGSMHRDKPTAALWRVTAEGRAERKIRDLSTSNGLAFSADGRMLFHSDSRQRWIDRWRLDPQTGAISERTRIADLEEEDGRPDGAATDQEGRYWSAGVSAGRLNCFSPEGELLKSIPVPPDAPTMPCFGGSDMKTLFFTSLRRPESQNPNCGLVFSLRVDVPGVPVHRFRT from the coding sequence ATGACGACAATATCGGCGGATGTGTTCTCGATGACGCCGTGCCGGGTGGGCGAAAGCCCCGTCTGGGACGATGCCCGCAAACGCCTGCTCTGGGTCGATATTCCCAAAGGGCGCATTCATGCCAAGGGCGAGGATGGGGGCGCGGAGACATTCTGGGACTTGCCGGAGCCGGTCGGATCGTTCGGCCTGACGGATGACGACCGGCTGGTGGTTGCCATGGCCTCCGGCGTTTATCTCTTCGCGCCCGATACGGGAAAGCTCGACTGCCTTGTCGAACCCGAACCCGGAGAATATGCGCGCCCTGCCAAAAACCGCCTCAATGACGGCAAGGTTGGGCCGGATGGCGCATTCTGGGTGGGCAGTATGCACCGGGACAAGCCGACGGCGGCGCTCTGGCGCGTCACCGCGGAGGGAAGAGCCGAACGCAAGATCCGGGACCTCAGCACCTCCAACGGACTGGCGTTCTCCGCGGACGGAAGGATGCTGTTTCACTCCGACTCCAGGCAGCGCTGGATCGACCGCTGGCGGCTGGACCCGCAAACGGGCGCAATCAGCGAACGCACCCGCATCGCCGATCTTGAGGAAGAGGATGGCAGGCCGGACGGGGCGGCAACGGATCAGGAAGGCCGCTACTGGAGCGCCGGCGTTTCCGCCGGTCGTCTCAACTGCTTCAGCCCCGAGGGCGAACTTCTCAAGTCCATCCCGGTCCCACCTGATGCTCCGACAATGCCCTGTTTCGGCGGCAGCGACATGAAGACGCTCTTCTTCACCAGCCTGCGGCGGCCCGAAAGCCAAAACCCCAATTGCGGCCTGGTCTTCAGCCTTCGCGTCGATGTGCCCGGCGTTCCCGTTCATCGGTTCAGGACCTGA
- a CDS encoding NAD-dependent epimerase/dehydratase family protein, with product MPHRESEAAREAGAEPVKPVSAQTVVITGGAGKIGRASRKHLAGMLKAIRVVDIVEPDDLAENESWHRVDICDPEAVRQALDGADSVVHLAGYPNERSIDEIFRVNVMGTHNIYEAARQTGVNRIVFGSSNHTVGFYPRSARISPQDAMRPDTFYGLGKCWSELQAGLYFERYGIQTLSIRIGNATAGIFDERSRVTWLGYRDFAELVRIGLEHPDIDCTTVFGVSKSDQTWWDNSNAQALGYCPQQDAETDAAPGPSRLAVTAFPEINDYFQGGRYCVIDHDGQVRRRRWP from the coding sequence ATGCCCCATAGAGAAAGCGAGGCCGCCCGAGAGGCCGGTGCCGAGCCGGTGAAGCCTGTCAGCGCGCAGACCGTGGTGATAACAGGCGGCGCCGGAAAGATCGGCCGCGCCAGCCGCAAGCATCTTGCCGGAATGCTTAAAGCAATCCGCGTCGTCGATATCGTCGAGCCGGACGACCTTGCGGAAAACGAAAGCTGGCATCGGGTCGATATCTGCGATCCGGAAGCGGTTCGGCAGGCTCTGGACGGGGCCGATAGCGTCGTCCATCTCGCCGGCTATCCCAATGAGCGGTCGATCGACGAGATATTCCGCGTCAACGTGATGGGCACCCACAACATCTACGAAGCGGCGCGGCAGACCGGCGTCAATCGCATCGTCTTCGGTTCGTCCAACCACACCGTTGGCTTTTATCCACGCTCCGCCAGGATCTCCCCGCAGGACGCCATGCGACCAGACACCTTCTACGGCCTTGGCAAATGCTGGAGCGAGCTTCAGGCCGGCCTCTATTTCGAGCGCTATGGCATCCAGACCCTCAGCATCCGGATCGGCAACGCCACTGCCGGCATTTTCGACGAGCGCTCGCGGGTGACCTGGCTTGGATATCGCGATTTCGCGGAACTCGTCCGCATCGGTCTCGAACACCCCGATATCGATTGCACGACGGTGTTCGGAGTCTCGAAGAGCGATCAGACATGGTGGGACAATTCAAATGCGCAGGCCCTGGGCTATTGCCCGCAGCAGGATGCGGAGACAGACGCTGCACCGGGGCCAAGCCGACTGGCGGTAACCGCATTTCCGGAGATCAACGACTACTTCCAGGGCGGACGTTACTGCGTGATCGACCATGACGGCCAGGTTCGCCGACGTCGCTGGCCCTGA
- a CDS encoding DUF885 domain-containing protein: protein MGKVIPAHDRLLSEIARREWQFRRRHFVRELGAYVPLRPELPRVCAEVQREKLAFWQGILEELDALDEAQLSEVAREDRFVLRQQVETFVAQQHFREYERPFNAFTTFWGDVAAVIREERFDSEDKYRTALAMMADVPRYFEEMMEVMKDGLARGFSQPARIVPQCLKSLESFVRQSPAETDYYKPFKALPPQMPAATREALREAALDTIREAVLPAHEALLAFMRSTYLPAATDVIAACDLPGGRAYYESRLREFTTLETTPEAVFEAGLAEVELCQSKMTEAMRETGFSGDIAAFVKHLETAPEFYARTPEELLMRASWIARRIEGKLHLFFGVLPRGRYAIEPVPDDIAPNFPAGTGAPGLFLLNTYDLPSRPLYLLPDLTLHEAVPGHCFQTALAAENPDRPDFRAKTYSIAYGNAWALYCEKTLGIEMGVYETPYELFGMWSSLALRAVRMVVDVGIHAKGWSYERALDYLIDNTGLHPRAMEAELRRYISWPGQALGYYLCMMAIERARARAENALKSDFDIRAFHDRIMGLGPVPMSLVEDSIDAMIAEKLSAQRQPAATR from the coding sequence ATGGGAAAAGTCATCCCGGCTCACGATCGTCTCCTGTCGGAGATCGCCCGCAGGGAATGGCAGTTCCGACGGCGTCATTTCGTACGCGAACTCGGCGCCTATGTGCCGCTGCGGCCGGAATTGCCCCGCGTCTGCGCCGAGGTCCAGCGCGAGAAGCTGGCCTTCTGGCAGGGTATTCTTGAAGAGCTGGACGCGCTGGATGAGGCGCAGCTTTCCGAGGTGGCACGGGAAGACCGGTTCGTTCTCCGACAGCAGGTCGAGACATTCGTGGCGCAGCAGCATTTCCGCGAATATGAGCGTCCGTTCAACGCCTTCACCACCTTCTGGGGCGATGTCGCGGCGGTCATTCGGGAGGAGCGTTTCGACAGCGAGGACAAATACCGCACGGCGCTTGCGATGATGGCCGATGTGCCGCGTTATTTCGAGGAAATGATGGAGGTCATGAAAGACGGTCTCGCGCGCGGCTTCTCCCAGCCGGCGCGGATCGTGCCGCAATGCCTGAAATCGCTGGAATCCTTCGTGCGCCAGTCGCCCGCCGAAACCGATTACTACAAGCCCTTCAAGGCGCTGCCGCCGCAGATGCCGGCCGCGACCCGGGAAGCGCTGCGTGAGGCCGCGCTCGATACCATTCGCGAGGCCGTTCTGCCGGCCCATGAAGCGCTTCTTGCCTTCATGAGGTCGACCTATCTGCCGGCGGCGACGGACGTGATCGCCGCATGCGATCTTCCCGGCGGGCGCGCCTATTACGAGAGCAGGCTGCGCGAGTTCACGACGCTCGAGACGACGCCGGAGGCCGTCTTCGAGGCTGGTCTGGCGGAAGTCGAGCTGTGCCAGTCGAAGATGACCGAGGCGATGCGCGAAACGGGCTTTTCCGGCGATATTGCCGCCTTCGTCAAGCATCTGGAAACCGCGCCGGAATTCTACGCCCGAACGCCTGAGGAATTGCTGATGCGGGCGTCCTGGATCGCGCGGCGGATCGAGGGCAAGCTGCACCTGTTTTTCGGGGTCCTTCCCCGGGGCCGTTACGCGATCGAGCCGGTTCCGGATGATATCGCGCCGAATTTTCCGGCCGGCACGGGCGCGCCCGGCCTGTTTCTGCTCAACACCTACGACTTGCCGTCACGGCCGCTCTATCTTCTGCCCGATCTCACCCTTCACGAGGCCGTTCCCGGACATTGCTTCCAGACCGCGCTGGCGGCGGAAAATCCCGACCGGCCGGACTTTCGCGCCAAGACCTACAGCATTGCCTATGGCAATGCCTGGGCGCTCTACTGCGAAAAGACGCTCGGCATCGAGATGGGCGTCTATGAGACGCCCTATGAGCTTTTCGGCATGTGGAGTTCTCTGGCGCTGCGCGCCGTGCGCATGGTCGTCGATGTCGGCATCCATGCGAAGGGCTGGTCCTACGAGCGGGCGCTGGATTATCTGATCGACAATACCGGCCTGCACCCGCGCGCCATGGAGGCGGAATTGCGCCGCTATATCAGCTGGCCGGGTCAGGCGCTCGGCTATTATCTTTGCATGATGGCGATCGAGCGGGCGCGTGCCAGAGCCGAAAACGCGCTCAAGTCGGATTTCGACATCCGCGCATTTCACGACCGCATCATGGGGCTCGGGCCTGTGCCGATGTCGCTGGTTGAAGACAGCATCGACGCGATGATCGCCGAGAAGCTGAGCGCTCAGCGCCAGCCGGCCGCCACGCGCTGA
- a CDS encoding ABC transporter substrate-binding protein has protein sequence MHIALATTALSFPAGALQAQMSYSQAPELAERVEAGELPPVEERVGEDPLVIEPIDSIGTYGGELRFGLRGSSDQNHILRMVGHQGLVRWDPTYTEIIPNLASSYEVSNGGRDFTFDLRRGVRWSDGEPFTVEDVAFNVEDLMLNEAFAPVQTRYTLNGDPVAFEVVDEDTVRFSFDEPNGDFLAVLAAPTGQHPVLYSKHYCSQFHPDYNENVDQLIEEAGAPDWQTLFLQNCGDTEVATRWANPDRPTLDTWVIKEPYTGGATRVVLERNPYFWQVDTEGNQLPYIDRLTASVSQDVESLILAAIAGKIDFGLRHLDTPANRPVLAQNREQGDYRMFAAIVSGFNQMMIDLNLTSKDPELREVFNEKDFRIALSLGINRQQIIDTVLLGEGDPWQQGPFEPENPYYNEKLATQYIEYDPERANALLDGLGLERGPDGIRLLPSGKPLAFQIDAIPTYRADWVDMLELVRQQWAEIGVDMSVNPVERTYFYERTSNSNEHDAAVWVGGAAWIPGSDPHQIIPVNHDARWAIGWRDWYLSDGAEGMEPPESVKERFRLYDEARGATDPEERLAIAREAADIAAEEFEVFGIAKAMPTYGIVKNDLGNVPEEMLNWWDLATPTQANPQTWYWKD, from the coding sequence TTGCATATCGCTCTGGCGACAACGGCGCTTTCATTCCCGGCCGGCGCCCTCCAGGCGCAGATGAGCTATTCGCAGGCGCCGGAACTGGCCGAACGCGTGGAAGCAGGCGAACTGCCGCCCGTGGAAGAACGGGTCGGAGAAGACCCTCTCGTCATCGAACCGATTGACAGCATAGGAACCTATGGCGGCGAATTGCGTTTCGGCCTTCGCGGCAGTTCCGACCAGAATCACATCCTGCGCATGGTCGGCCATCAGGGACTGGTGCGCTGGGACCCGACCTACACCGAGATCATCCCGAATCTGGCCAGCAGCTACGAGGTCAGCAATGGCGGCCGGGATTTCACCTTTGACCTGCGCCGCGGCGTGCGCTGGTCGGATGGCGAGCCCTTCACCGTCGAAGACGTCGCGTTCAATGTCGAGGATCTGATGCTGAACGAGGCGTTCGCGCCGGTCCAGACCCGCTACACGCTCAACGGAGACCCCGTGGCATTCGAGGTGGTGGACGAGGATACGGTTCGCTTCAGCTTCGATGAGCCGAACGGCGACTTTCTGGCCGTACTCGCTGCGCCAACCGGACAGCATCCCGTGCTCTATTCAAAGCATTACTGCTCGCAGTTTCACCCGGACTACAATGAAAATGTCGATCAGCTCATAGAGGAAGCCGGCGCGCCCGACTGGCAGACACTCTTCCTGCAGAACTGCGGTGACACCGAAGTCGCGACCCGCTGGGCCAACCCGGACCGTCCCACACTTGATACCTGGGTCATCAAGGAGCCCTATACGGGCGGCGCGACGCGCGTGGTTCTGGAGCGGAACCCGTATTTCTGGCAGGTCGATACCGAGGGTAACCAGCTTCCCTATATCGACAGGCTCACCGCCTCGGTCTCGCAGGATGTCGAAAGCCTGATTCTCGCGGCGATCGCCGGCAAGATCGACTTCGGGCTACGTCATCTCGACACCCCGGCGAACCGGCCGGTGCTGGCCCAGAACCGGGAACAGGGCGATTATCGGATGTTCGCCGCCATCGTCAGCGGTTTCAACCAGATGATGATCGACCTCAACCTGACCAGCAAGGATCCGGAACTGCGCGAAGTCTTCAACGAGAAGGATTTCCGGATCGCCCTTTCGCTCGGCATCAATCGTCAGCAGATCATCGATACGGTGCTGCTCGGCGAGGGCGATCCCTGGCAGCAGGGACCGTTCGAGCCGGAGAACCCCTATTACAACGAGAAACTCGCCACGCAGTACATCGAGTATGACCCGGAACGCGCCAATGCCCTGCTTGACGGGCTTGGCCTCGAGCGCGGCCCCGACGGTATCCGGCTACTGCCAAGCGGCAAGCCGCTGGCCTTCCAGATCGATGCCATCCCGACCTACCGCGCCGACTGGGTCGATATGCTCGAACTGGTTCGTCAGCAATGGGCCGAAATCGGCGTAGACATGTCCGTCAACCCGGTGGAGCGCACCTATTTCTATGAACGCACCTCCAACAGCAACGAACATGACGCTGCGGTCTGGGTCGGCGGCGCAGCCTGGATCCCCGGCAGCGATCCGCACCAGATCATTCCCGTCAATCACGATGCCCGCTGGGCAATCGGCTGGCGCGACTGGTATCTGAGCGATGGTGCGGAAGGCATGGAGCCGCCGGAAAGCGTGAAGGAGCGTTTCCGCCTTTATGACGAAGCGCGCGGCGCAACCGATCCCGAAGAGCGGCTGGCGATCGCCAGAGAGGCGGCGGATATCGCGGCCGAGGAATTCGAGGTCTTCGGCATCGCCAAGGCCATGCCGACCTACGGCATCGTCAAGAACGACCTCGGAAACGTCCCCGAAGAGATGCTGAACTGGTGGGACCTTGCCACGCCGACGCAGGCAAACCCCCAGACCTGGTACTGGAAGGACTGA
- a CDS encoding M24 family metallopeptidase, which yields MPKETPGRVRRLRAAMAREGFDAIVAFKPQNSFYMSGFNPIIYSHPVVAILTPEGSDALLVHALRDDHAREASFIADIRLYGAWSTKKTMGPSWRAALKTILAERGIEKGRIGLDLDFISVARFREIEAELAGAEFADASDAIMQCRSVKDEDEIENARAAGEIADIGMDAAILALRKGGNEREISLASMAAMSHCWADRYPDKEVADFGNLEHGIQNGMFAWVLSGDRMFLNCDNPTTKTPQKGETAAILLWSVLDGIHTENERTVMIGDVSQEKRRALEAILEIRSEVFDMIRPGTLYSDLFNAAKTGLETRGYGSYIPGRIGHSMGLGAHEWPSIDAATNIPLAPGMILAIEPNIRIPGEVATQISDTVLVTDEGCEFLTKSEGGLLQA from the coding sequence ATGCCGAAAGAAACGCCGGGACGCGTTCGGCGGTTGCGCGCAGCGATGGCCCGCGAGGGCTTCGATGCGATTGTCGCCTTCAAGCCGCAGAACAGTTTCTACATGAGCGGGTTCAACCCGATCATCTACAGCCATCCGGTGGTGGCCATCCTCACGCCAGAGGGATCGGACGCCCTGCTCGTGCACGCCCTGCGCGACGATCATGCCCGCGAAGCCAGCTTTATCGCCGACATCCGGCTTTATGGCGCTTGGTCGACCAAGAAGACCATGGGGCCGAGCTGGCGCGCAGCGCTAAAGACCATCCTTGCCGAACGCGGCATCGAAAAGGGCCGGATCGGCCTCGATCTCGACTTCATCTCCGTTGCCCGCTTCCGCGAGATCGAGGCGGAGCTTGCAGGCGCGGAGTTTGCCGATGCATCCGATGCCATCATGCAATGCCGCTCGGTGAAGGACGAAGACGAGATCGAAAACGCCCGCGCCGCCGGCGAAATCGCCGATATCGGCATGGACGCGGCCATTCTGGCGCTCAGAAAGGGCGGAAACGAGCGCGAAATCTCACTCGCCTCCATGGCCGCGATGAGCCACTGCTGGGCGGACCGATACCCGGACAAGGAGGTCGCCGATTTCGGCAATCTCGAACACGGCATCCAGAACGGCATGTTCGCCTGGGTGCTTTCGGGAGACCGCATGTTTTTAAACTGCGACAACCCGACCACCAAGACGCCGCAAAAGGGCGAGACCGCGGCGATCCTGCTATGGAGCGTGCTCGACGGCATCCATACGGAGAACGAACGGACCGTGATGATCGGCGACGTCTCGCAGGAGAAGCGCCGGGCGCTGGAAGCCATCCTCGAAATCCGTTCGGAAGTCTTCGACATGATCCGGCCGGGCACACTCTATTCCGACCTTTTCAACGCCGCCAAGACCGGCCTCGAAACGCGCGGCTATGGCAGCTATATTCCAGGTCGTATCGGCCATTCCATGGGGCTTGGCGCGCATGAATGGCCGTCCATCGACGCGGCGACCAACATACCGCTTGCCCCCGGCATGATACTGGCCATCGAGCCGAATATCCGAATTCCCGGCGAAGTCGCCACCCAGATCTCCGACACGGTGCTGGTCACGGATGAGGGATGCGAGTTCCTGACGAAGTCCGAAGGCGGTCTTCTGCAAGCCTGA
- a CDS encoding Lrp/AsnC family transcriptional regulator, whose translation MSEKWDRLDLRILRELQHDSSQSQRAVADRVGLSQNACWRRLKALEESGIIRNHTVVIDRSKLGFGLVVFSMVKTRHHSSEWLDKFRRHVSNIPEVIDFFRIGGDYDYLLKIVVRDMSGYDEVYKRLIKDIELDTVTSYFAMEAIEEQRPLPIG comes from the coding sequence ATGAGCGAAAAATGGGACAGACTGGATCTCCGGATCCTGCGCGAACTTCAGCATGATTCCTCGCAGTCGCAGCGCGCCGTCGCCGACAGGGTGGGATTGTCGCAGAATGCCTGCTGGCGCCGGCTCAAGGCGCTTGAGGAATCCGGAATCATCCGCAACCACACCGTGGTCATCGACCGCTCCAAGCTGGGCTTCGGCCTGGTCGTCTTCTCCATGGTCAAAACGCGCCATCATTCCTCCGAATGGCTGGACAAGTTCCGCCGTCATGTCTCCAACATCCCGGAAGTCATAGATTTTTTCCGCATCGGCGGAGATTACGACTACCTGCTGAAAATCGTCGTCCGCGACATGTCCGGTTATGATGAGGTCTACAAGCGGCTGATCAAGGATATCGAGCTCGATACCGTCACCTCCTATTTCGCGATGGAGGCGATCGAGGAGCAGCGCCCGCTTCCCATCGGCTAG